The Primulina huaijiensis isolate GDHJ02 chromosome 18, ASM1229523v2, whole genome shotgun sequence DNA window TTGCAGTATCAACTTTTGAAGCATTATTATTAATCCACTCAGATACTTCTTCCGATGATGCATGCAGAGCTGTCAATCCTCTGGAACAAATTTAATCAAACGGCCAACAACATCTTCAGTATTGTCAAAAATAATTGCTAAGAATAAAAGAAGTGTTCTATTACCTCATCTCCAAGCGGCTATAGTGAAACACGTATTTTGGATCAATTTTGTCCCTTTTGGATAAATTGGCATCAAGGAATGGCTCACACAAACGAAGCATCACAGCACTGAGATTTACAAACATGCCAGAACTAGCACAAGACAAAGGATCGACCTGTAAACAAATCCCACGCAATGAACTGTTAAAGTTACGACCGAGCATTACAAGTACAACCACCAAACTATCTTTCGATGAATAGATATACCTGCAAATGAGCCCTTGAAGAGTTCCTATTGATAACCTCTGCAATGTACTCGAGAACATTCTCACGAGTATTCGTATTCTTAAGCAGACACATGAGAACCTCAGCCAACACATCATACAAACTGTTCATCACAGTTTTGATAGTTGTAAAGGATGATAAAAGGTCTGCGGGACGGCGAGTAGATGCTTCTGAGAAGCACTGTTGACtggcattacaagaaaaaaTCGCCCATTAATGAACATCTTTTGCCCAAAAAGGGGTGCTAGAGTACATCTGCACACCTTTAACTCAAGGAGCATTGCAGAAGCTTCAAATTTACAACTTAAAATGCAGTAACTCCATAAGATTCAGAAAGAGTTATATTACTACCACGTCTATGTGTGTCCAAATCATTTTCACTTTATAAAAAAGTTTACAACATAAGACCTGGACACGTATAATGGAGaaataaagaagaaaagaaatctcACTCACCCAACATCAGGTTCACTCTTGAAGATAGCATGATCAGGTAATGCACTAACATGAAAAAACGGCCCCAATATACTGGTCATCTCAATCACTCTCCCGTTCAAATACACGCCCTTGGGAATCCACCATGGATGATTGACTAAAGCTTTTGCACCCAATGGATACTTCACCAACAACAACAACGCCCTCAATGGCTGCTGAAAGTTCCCCAAAGCAGAAACTGTCAAGACAGTCCCTCTCAAATCCTCGTACAATTGCTTTAAAACAGGTTCCATTGAATCATAATCTGCATCTCTAAAAAATTCATCTAAGAATCCTGGAGGACACGAAATTCCAGTACTGGTCCCTCCAAAAGCATCAAGGTTACTCCCAACCTCAGAAAAAACCAACGGCAACAATGGCGAGACATTCGATTTATTCGTCTGGTGATTGGGAAACATATCGGGATTCCCTAAGTGAATTCTACAGTATGAAACTGCCAATTTCTTAGCTTGCTTCACCACTAGCTCCATCTCTCCTCTGACGTTTTTATCCTTCATCGACGCGATTTTCTTCCCTTCTTCGTAGGCTCGACGATAGCAATTGAGCAAGTGCTGAAACGGCGGCTCGGCAGCGGGGAAGTCGCCGGATAGGCGGTCGATTACCACTCTCTCCATCAGTTCTCGCGAAAGTTTGAGGTCCTTACCCTCGCTCATAATCTCTGCCGCCGTCATCTCTAGATATACAATTCGATAATCGTTCTCCATGGAATCGACGAGGGATACCATGAATATTTTCCGGAGGATGATATCCTCGATTTCTGCAGGGGTTCTTTGAGGCCTTTGAGTCGCCATAGTCGAAGAACCAACGCCTTCCGGTCAGTTCTACTCCTCACAAATCAGGGTTTTAGTGAGtataattatcaaatatttatttgatccaGAAACCAGACAGcctgaaatttcaaaattagGAGAAGAAGAATTGCCGTAAACCAGACGTTGACCGCTTAGCTTTGgttctatttatatatatatgattagtTCGATTTGCGATAAACCAAACTTAGGTTTCAGTTTGGATCGGATATTTTTAATCAATCAAAACTTtgaatcaaattaatttttcaatttggttaaaaaaatttaaataataaaattagatCTAAATAAGTTCCTCCTTTGGAAAAATCCAAAACTCAACGTCACTGTGATGAAAACTATTTTTTCTATCTAAAGTGGATTCTATACTTGGACATGAAAATTAATATGACATATTTGATCAACAataataaatttgcatgatcGTAGTTCCCACCTTTATTTCCACATCCGAATACATATAACGAAATGAGAATGCCATGTGTATTTTTGATGTGCTCTCGTTCGTTCACAAATTTGCAACGAATGCGCAAGCTTTTCCATGAGAGAAGCTCGTCCCCAAAGAATGTACCTGCTCTTTACACGGCTATGCACAATAAAAATGATTCTTTGCACCTTCTTGTATTATCTGGTCATGATtaattcagaaaaaaaaaaagatgttaGTTTTCTTTCATGTTTTCTTAAAATGTAAAACTACTACTACTTCTTATATACTCGGAGAGTGGGAGTCGTTGAACAATGATGGTTGCAAAAGATTtatcttaatttaaattatattcaaactataacattttaataataaaatgacgataattatgatttaatataataataataataatatgtataCAGATTTGTCAATCACCTCAAACTCAGGTCTAGACCGGTTGAAACCAATCCGGACCACATTTTTATCACAATTCAATAAATCGAAAGAAAGCCGACCAGATTGGATAATATATTTGGGATCCCAAGGTCAAAAGGCAGTCGCTGCTGGTTCATGTTCAACCACACAACGGACCCAGCCATATTTGTCACCTTGTTGCGATCAATCTTCTAGGACCGAGGCTGTTTCGTCTTTCAGATCCTTCGCCTATATCGGCCCTAATCTACAGGTTATAGTGCTTTTTTAGATCCATTAATTTTCTCTTTTGTTGAActatttatattgtttataattCTTAGTTGTTCTTGTGTTTGTTAAACTCAGTGATTTGTTAGGCTTAATGTTTGTGTTATTGCAGGCCCGAGTCGCAACCCTCGATCTGATGCTACTTTTGAATTATGATCGTTTGTGTGAGATCAACTGTTTGATCTTTTTTAAAGGAAACAAATAGATTTAATGGTCTGGATTTTGAAGAATATGATTATTTACTGCGAACGTCCATTTTAAAAACATGATCAATATATTGTTCAAAACAAGTGATGAACGTAACCTGAAATGTTCCAAACTGAGCTCATTAAACATGCTTACTTTTTCAAAGTCAAAGTTACCTTCATTGCCGAATGCCGGGTCCTCTGACAGCAACTTCTGGGAGTTACAGAAAATGTTCTGATTGAAAAGTTGCTTTCGTTCCATTTTGAGCTGGTATTTGTTATGTTGGTGTGGAAAAAGCTAGCAATTGTTGACCGACCTAGTATCTGCATATGttgatcttttttttctttcctgAATTTACCGtctaaaaatcttatttttgtgTTTCACCTCTTAGTAGCTTGAGCGTTTGCCTTGTGGACAGGAAATGTTAATGTGTTAGTCGCCTTCCTACTTTGCTGCATAATGTGGAACTTTGCTTCCGGTTGTTTAGATGGAAAACCTGGGATCAAGATTGACCCATTGAAGCCAACACAAGATTTGACGGATTGTTCTGATGGTGAAGTTTCTTCAGCAGCCAGCAGAGAGGAGGAACTAGAATGCCCTATATGCTGGGAATCATTTAATCTTGTTGAAAATGTACCTTACGTTTTGTGGTGTGGACATACGTTGTGCAAGAACTGCATCCTTGGTCTCCAATGGGCTGTTGTGAAATGTCCCACTTTACCACTTCAGCTCCCGCTCTTTATATCTTGCCCCTGGTGCAATCTCTTTTCATTTCGCCTGGTTTATAGAGGGAACCTGAAATTTCCCCGTAAAAACTTCTTTCTTCTTTGGATGCTGGAAAGCATGAATGGTGACAGAGCGAAATCTGATTCCATCATTCATGGGGATCATCAAATGGTTTGTCCATCAAGTGCAAAAACTACAAGAAGCTATATAGGCAATAACAATAGAAGGCGGCAACATATGCATCATTCTGAGCCGTTGGAATCAAGTCACGATGACAATAATTTCAACGGCTATCTTGACGTTGTGAGACTTCATTCCAACCTCAGAAAGGCCCTCATTTTCTTTGTTCATTTGACTGCAAAGTTTCCACTGGTCATCATTTTTCTTCTCATAATCTTTTATGCGATTCCTATTAGTGCTACCATCCTGTCTCTGTACATACTTATCACAGTTGTCTTTGCACTACCATCTTTCCTCATTCTGTACTTTGCATATCCCAGTTTGGATTGGCTGATGAGGGAGATCTTCGCATGACATGCTCTCTCAGCATTTACTTGGGGCTTGATGAATTTGCTTCTGCTCAACCAGATTATGTGTTTTTCATTCTAGATTTGACAAGGGGTTGACATTTTGAAATCTTATTTGTGCAAAGATTGTGTTCAAGATGCATGTTAGTGATCTTTGTGTGTTAATTCATTGAGATTCACTGGCGCAAGGCTGCCAAGAAACATTGTTTGTATACACAGTGATGGTTCAAATAAAGATTGTTGGCTGTGATTTGCGAACCACTTTTGGGAACCTCGATGTAAGGAACGATGGAACAAGATCTTTTTCTTGTAACGGCAGCGTTTAGGTTGGCTTTTAACCATTTCCattcaaaattttgagaatGATACTTCacaaattttctttgaaaactTGTTCGGTGAGTAGTTTTTCAAAGTTAGATATAATGTCTCGTTGTTTCGCAGTCCAGCTACTCCAAATTTTAACGtatgtttgaatttttaaatcaaattgtAGGAGATTTTAACACCACGGAAAATGAACTACGCTTTCTAGCAGTAAAACTGGAAATCTTTAGCaactatttaatttaattacgaaaataaaataaatgaacattTGTAACTTAAGGAGAAACTAGAAATTCGAAATTCAAACACCATGAATGAATATCAACTATCGAATTGATATCAACAAAGACATTCTTAATTGGCATTCTATAATTAAGAATCGAATTCATTCCAAAGTGTGAAGAAAAATCTTTAATTGAATCTTAAAAAGCTGAATACATCAAAATAATCTGAGAAATGTATCTGTAAAACTTTACGCTCAATGGAAGTAACATCGACTGCTATGCTTACACGTGAAGCTGCATGAATGCATGTTTGTTTTATGAGTGCTCGTTTCACCAATCACCATTTTTGTTGTGTCAACAAGAATTTTACAAATCCCATCAACTTCATCTGCAAAATGTCGAAAAAGAAGAAACAAGCTCGTTTTTATTCCAAAAGATGAGTACAGGGAGTCGAGAATTTAAAACCTGTCGAGAATCAGAAATCTGCTACATTGCTTGCATCTTATAATATCACACACAAACATTTGTGCATAGGTTCGCTTGGTAGTTTCTTCACTGTAGCACATAAATGATACATACCCGATAAAAATAGTATTCAAAAGTAAAAAGAAACTAGAGCATTTGAGGCAATAGTGAGGGAAAAAATGAGACACGGTCGAGCCTTATGCAATAAAAACTAGCATATACATATATGCAGAAAAGGCAATCATTTTACATGGTATTATCTCACAGAAACTGTTTATTAAGGGAGTTTAAATCAGACCTTTTTCAGGCGGGGGTTGAACAACAACATGCATGGTGGTGGCGGCTCCTGGAATATCACATAACGGGCTCA harbors:
- the LOC140964433 gene encoding uncharacterized protein isoform X2, with amino-acid sequence MWNFASGCLDGKPGIKIDPLKPTQDLTDCSDGEVSSAASREEELECPICWESFNLVENVPYVLWCGHTLCKNCILGLQWAVVKCPTLPLQLPLFISCPWCNLFSFRLVYRGNLKFPRKNFFLLWMLESMNGDRAKSDSIIHGDHQMVCPSSAKTTRSYIGNNNRRRQHMHHSEPLESSHDDNNFNGYLDVFGLADEGDLRMTCSLSIYLGLDEFASAQPDYVFFILDLTRG
- the LOC140964433 gene encoding uncharacterized protein isoform X1, producing MWNFASGCLDGKPGIKIDPLKPTQDLTDCSDGEVSSAASREEELECPICWESFNLVENVPYVLWCGHTLCKNCILGLQWAVVKCPTLPLQLPLFISCPWCNLFSFRLVYRGNLKFPRKNFFLLWMLESMNGDRAKSDSIIHGDHQMVCPSSAKTTRSYIGNNNRRRQHMHHSEPLESSHDDNNFNGYLDVVRLHSNLRKALIFFVHLTAKFPLVIIFLLIIFYAIPISATILSLYILITVVFALPSFLILYFAYPSLDWLMREIFA